In Oncorhynchus nerka isolate Pitt River linkage group LG26, Oner_Uvic_2.0, whole genome shotgun sequence, one DNA window encodes the following:
- the LOC135564722 gene encoding cytochrome P450 2K1-like, translated as MSLLECLLQTSSTVTLLGALLFLLALYRLSSGSNSEEQGKQPPGPRPMPLLGNMLQLDLKRPHRSLCELSKKYGSVFTVHFGPTKVVILAGYKTVKQALVNHAEEFGDRGMLPVLYDFTNGHGILFGNGDSWKEMRRFALANLRDFGMGKKGSEEKILEEIHYLIEVLEKHEGKAFDTTQPLSYAVANVISNIVYGSRFEYSDSKFRATVDRANENLRIAGSVSVQLYNIFPWLGPWLKSRKLLLKNIENNKKEMEELVRGLKETLNPQMCRGFVDSFLVRKQTLEESGNKNSHYHDNNLISSVRNMFSNGTNTTGTTLRWALMLMAKYPLIQDRVLEEISSVIGSRQPLAEDRKNLPYTDAVIHETQRLANILPIAIPHTTSRDITFQGYFIKKGTLVFPLLTSVLQDGSEWESPHTFNPAHFLDEEGRFTKRDAFMPFSAGRRVCLGEGLARMALFLFFTSLLQRFHFSPPPGVTEDDLDLTPSVGFTLNPSPHQLCAVSRV; from the exons ATGTCTCTTTTAGAATGTCTTCTCCAGACATCGAGCACAGTGACACTGCTGGGGGCTCTGCTGTTTCTGCTGGCCCTTTACCGCCTCTCCTCTGGTTCCAACTCTGAGGAACAGGGGAAGCAGCCTCCAGGACCGAGGCCTATGCCCCTGCTTGGTAACATGCTCCAGCTGGATCTCAAGAGGCCCCACCGCAGCCTCTGTGAG CTGTCCAAGAAATATGGGTCTGTTTTCACGGTTCATTTTGGACCCACAAAAGTGGTCATCCTGGCAGGATACAAGACGGTCAAGCAGGCGCTGGTCAACCATGCAGAGGAGTTTGGGGACAGGGGCATGCTTCCTGTGTTGTATGATTTCACCAATGGACACG GTATTCTGTTTGGCAATGGAGACTCATGGAAAGAGATGAGGCGCTTTGCCCTGGCAAACCTTAGAGACTTTGGGATGGGCAAGAAAGGGAGTGAGGAGAAAATCTTAGAGGAAATTCATTACCTGATCGAAGTGTTGGAAAAACATGAGG GTAAAGCATTTGACACAACCCAGCCATTGAGTTATGCTGTCGCCAACGTAATCTCCAACATTGTGTACGGCAGCAGGTTTGAATACTCTGACTCCAAGTTCCGAGCCACAGTGGATCGAGCCAATGAGAACCTACGAATTGCAGGCTCCGTTTCAGTTCAG TTGTACAACATCTTCCCCTGGCTGGGCCCTTGGCTGAAAAGCAGGAAGCTTTTGTTGAAGAATATTGAGAACAAcaagaaggagatggaggagctGGTGAGGGGCCTGAAGGAGACTCTCAACCCTCAGATGTGTAGAGGCTTTGTGGACTCGTTCCTCGTCCGAAAGCAGACCCTGGAG GAATCTGGCAACAAGAACTCTCACTACCATGACAACAACCTGATATCCTCTGTGAGAAACATGTTTTCTAATGGTACTAACACCACAGGGACAACGCTACGCTGGGCTTTGATGCTAATGGCCAAGTACCCTCTTATACAGG ACCGGGTCCTGGAGGAGATCAGCAGCGTCATAGGAAGTCGTCAGCCCTTAGCAGAGGACAGGAAGAACCTGCCCTACACTGATGCAGTGATCCATGAGACCCAGAGACTGGCCAACATTTTACCCATTGCCATCCCCCACACCACCAGCCGAGACATCACCTTCCAGGGATATTTCATCAAGAAGGGGACGCTTGTGTTTCCTCTACTGACGTCTGTCCTACAAGACGGAAGCGAATGGGAGAGCCCACACACCTTTAACCCCGCCCACTTTCTGGATGAGGAAGGTCGATTCACCAAGAGGGATGCCTTCATGCCCTTCTCTGCAG GTCGTAGGGTGTGTCTGGGGGAGGGTCTGGCCAGGATGGCGCTCTTCCTCTTCTTCACCTCCCTCCTGCAGCGCTTtcatttctctcctcctcctggagTAACAGAGGATGATCTGGACCTCACACCATCCGTGGGTTTCACCCTCAATCCTTCACCTCACCAGCTCTGTGCTGTGAGCCGGGTCTGA